A stretch of Myxococcus hansupus DNA encodes these proteins:
- a CDS encoding ELWxxDGT repeat protein, protein MKKPWRCFPVVLPLLAACELPAVDALQPSHNEAPSRPQREWEPCGLAAPRLLDLHPGPGDAKIGEQTPGPTGLFFTADDGRHGTELWTSSGTHGDGTRLLRDIAGGAMGADPTDLTRVGDRLFFIADDGMNGRALWTSDGTRAGTTLLKRILPVRAGLGEGQALVAYKDRIYFAAEHAHGTRGTELWTSDGTPAGTREVADLAPGPESSYPRRFAVHDGSLYFVISRGEENWLVRGEGGASFTPLHKVFEDTVIFGMKSVDEKLFFLVDPDEGEATLHVTDGTPAGTRRLRFFPGEYPHDLVAMNGRLYFSAGSGTDEGEELWVSDGTVSGTRRLKDIRPGRKGSSPASLAVLGDRIYFSADDGKHGRELWVSDGTFGGTKLFKDLIRGTRGSSPSEVTTLHDWLFFSAENSNGKAETWISNGSTSGFWRIDTDGAHAAKGFVRSGWDVFFTAETRGSGRELHALPFRPTGECAQARP, encoded by the coding sequence ATGAAGAAGCCCTGGCGTTGCTTCCCGGTGGTGCTGCCCCTCTTGGCTGCTTGTGAGCTGCCGGCCGTGGACGCCTTGCAACCGTCGCACAACGAAGCGCCTTCGCGGCCACAGAGGGAGTGGGAGCCTTGCGGACTCGCCGCGCCCAGGCTGCTGGACCTTCATCCTGGCCCAGGGGACGCGAAGATAGGCGAGCAGACCCCCGGCCCCACCGGCCTCTTCTTCACCGCGGACGATGGCCGTCACGGCACCGAGCTGTGGACGAGCAGTGGAACGCACGGTGACGGCACGCGCTTGCTCCGAGACATCGCGGGAGGCGCGATGGGCGCGGACCCCACGGACCTCACGCGCGTGGGGGACCGTCTCTTCTTCATCGCGGATGACGGCATGAACGGCCGGGCCCTGTGGACCAGCGACGGCACCCGTGCGGGCACGACGCTGCTCAAACGCATCCTGCCCGTGAGGGCGGGGCTGGGTGAAGGGCAGGCCCTGGTGGCGTACAAAGACCGGATCTACTTCGCCGCCGAGCACGCCCATGGGACACGTGGCACGGAGTTGTGGACCAGCGATGGCACGCCAGCAGGCACCCGAGAAGTCGCGGACCTGGCGCCCGGCCCTGAGAGTTCCTACCCTCGCCGCTTCGCCGTGCACGACGGTTCGCTCTACTTCGTGATCAGCCGGGGCGAAGAGAACTGGCTCGTGCGCGGAGAAGGCGGCGCCAGCTTCACCCCGCTCCACAAGGTCTTCGAGGACACGGTCATCTTCGGAATGAAGAGCGTGGACGAAAAGCTCTTCTTCCTCGTGGACCCCGATGAGGGCGAAGCCACCCTGCACGTCACGGACGGCACGCCCGCGGGCACGCGCCGCTTGCGCTTCTTCCCCGGCGAGTATCCCCACGACCTGGTGGCGATGAATGGCCGTCTCTACTTCAGCGCGGGCTCCGGAACGGATGAGGGCGAGGAGCTCTGGGTCAGCGACGGGACCGTCTCCGGGACCCGGCGCCTGAAGGACATCCGGCCGGGAAGAAAAGGCTCGTCGCCCGCGTCGCTCGCGGTGCTCGGAGACCGCATCTACTTCTCCGCGGATGACGGCAAGCATGGGCGCGAGCTGTGGGTCAGCGACGGGACCTTCGGGGGAACGAAGCTCTTCAAGGATCTGATTCGGGGCACGCGAGGTTCATCCCCCTCCGAGGTGACCACCCTTCATGACTGGTTGTTCTTCAGCGCGGAGAATTCAAACGGAAAGGCTGAAACCTGGATCAGCAATGGCAGCACATCGGGCTTCTGGCGAATTGACACGGATGGCGCCCACGCGGCGAAAGGCTTTGTCCGCTCCGGTTGGGATGTGTTCTTCACCGCCGAGACGCGAGGCAGCGGCCGCGAACTCCATGCCCTGCCCTTCCGTCCGACTGGAGAATGCGCGCAGGCTCGACCCTGA
- a CDS encoding amino acid adenylation domain-containing protein, producing the protein MGRKLEETGVTSLWLTAALFEQMQARQPQALAKVKQLLAGGDALPVSRVKERLAAGQVLINGYGPTENTTFSSTHRMEKPEDVGATVSIGRPVKNTTTYVLDAHQRPVPVGVPGELYVGGDGLAVGYVGRPELTAERFVPSPFGDGERLYRTGDVVRWLRNGTLEFLGRADAQVKVRGYRIEPGEVEAALTTHPDVNEAVVVAREDGAEGKRLVAYVTPREEAWPDADALRGHLQQRLPQYMVPSAYVVLESLPLTPNGKVDRKALPVPDAERLSTGGYLAPRTEAEKKLAAIFENVLRVERVGLGVDFFALGGHSLLATQLVSRVREELGVELTLRDVFESPSVDRLAMRLVRAAGTAGSPQGPLLVRVPRDRPLPLSFAQQRLWFLAQLEPNSTVYNVPASVWLNGPLDEDALKRSFEALVLRHESLRTTFTVLDGSPVQVIDARADVRFDIVDLRMLPAVSREAEAQRLAQEASQRPFDLAYGPLLRIALLRLSEQEYLLVLVMHHIVSDGWSMGRLVEEMGQLYAAFSSGHVPTLPELPLQYADYAVWQREWLQGEVLDAQLGYWARQLEGAPRLLELPTDKPRPAVQSLEGATVPFALGTELSDAVRALGQQEGATPFMLLLAAFQAVLARYSGQEDVCVGSPIAGRTRAETEGLIGFFVNTLVLRTRLDGNPSFRELIARVREVTLGAYAHQDVPFEKLVEALRPERSLSHSPLFQVMLTFDSTPGAAGHSASHQHPGLNPVSVEQRVSRFDLTLGFTESREGFAGGLEYCTALFERATVERLLGHLKALLKSAVAAPDRPLFELPLLDPSEHHRVLVEWNDTGSGGPSDACIHTLIERQVAASPEAVAVVSGDTSLTYRELDQRASQLATRLRGLGVGPEVRVGLCAERNEDLLVAVLGILKAGGAYVPLDPAYPRQRLAYMLEDAKPRVLVGQRALLEGLPPVDAARVTLDEAWTPVPLDVVPVASAAPDHLAYVLFTSGSTGRPKGVALEHRSAVAFLRWAARTFSPAEMAGVLASTSLNFDLSVFELFAPLTRGGTVVMARNALELPTLPSARRVTLINTVPSAMAELVRANAVPESVRAVNLAGEPLPGTLVEAIHAVAPGVQRVRNLYGPTEDTTYSTWAEAPRGAPREPTVGRPLDGTRAYVLDVFGQPVPQGVAGELYLGGAGLARGYFDRPDLTAERFVPDAFSQEPGARLYRTGDRVRWLPDGELQYLGRIDAQVKVRGFRIELGEIEATLRRHTAIREAVVIAREDASAGRRLVAYIVARQEGALDTVQVRSFMQARLPDFMVPTVILTLDALPLTPNGKVDRAALPAPEALRSEEARAYVAPRDTLELVLAGIWEELLGTGPIGIHSNFFELGGHSLLAMRLVSRIRERLGRSPSVVSLFQAGTLEDLATRLRQAPGQVSPVVTLSGAGSQRPFFCVHPVSGNVLPYLELSRRLGPDQPFYAFQSPGLEDASAPLETVEVMAACYVAAMRELQPSGPYRLGGWSLGGVVAFEMARQLEQQGEQVEQLLLIDAYAFDQRPSEPVGAEWMAARFVEFTAQLLGLPVPERTVDAPLPSEASQLARLLNHARHGGALPRGVDSKQLHALYRVYASNLRALWRYSPGPYGGRVSLLRASETQVPTGADGGWAALAGGGVDVAEVTGDHHSILKAPSVDVLVAMVKRHGGE; encoded by the coding sequence TTGGGCCGGAAGCTGGAAGAAACGGGAGTCACGTCGCTGTGGCTGACAGCGGCCCTCTTCGAGCAGATGCAGGCGAGGCAGCCGCAGGCGCTGGCGAAGGTGAAGCAGTTGCTAGCGGGTGGTGACGCACTGCCGGTGTCTCGCGTGAAGGAACGGCTTGCGGCTGGGCAGGTACTCATCAACGGGTACGGCCCGACGGAGAACACGACGTTCTCCAGCACGCACCGGATGGAGAAGCCGGAGGACGTGGGCGCGACGGTGTCGATTGGGCGTCCCGTGAAGAACACGACGACGTACGTGCTGGACGCGCACCAGCGTCCAGTGCCCGTGGGCGTGCCGGGCGAACTGTACGTGGGAGGAGACGGGTTGGCGGTGGGGTACGTGGGGCGGCCGGAGTTGACGGCGGAGCGCTTCGTGCCGAGCCCGTTTGGAGACGGCGAGCGGCTGTACAGGACGGGCGACGTGGTGCGGTGGCTGAGGAATGGGACGTTGGAGTTCCTCGGGCGCGCGGATGCGCAGGTGAAGGTGCGTGGGTACCGCATCGAACCTGGGGAAGTCGAAGCGGCCTTGACGACCCATCCCGACGTCAACGAGGCCGTCGTGGTGGCGCGTGAGGATGGCGCCGAAGGCAAACGACTGGTTGCGTATGTGACGCCGCGCGAGGAAGCGTGGCCGGACGCGGATGCCCTGCGAGGTCATCTGCAGCAACGGCTCCCGCAGTACATGGTGCCGTCTGCGTACGTGGTGCTGGAGTCACTGCCGCTGACGCCCAACGGCAAGGTGGATCGCAAGGCACTGCCGGTGCCCGACGCGGAGCGGCTGTCCACTGGGGGGTATCTGGCACCGCGGACGGAGGCCGAGAAGAAGCTGGCCGCCATCTTCGAGAACGTGCTGCGCGTCGAGCGCGTCGGTCTTGGCGTGGACTTCTTCGCGCTGGGTGGTCACTCCCTGCTGGCGACGCAGTTGGTGTCCCGTGTCCGGGAAGAGCTGGGCGTCGAACTCACCCTTCGGGATGTTTTCGAATCTCCGAGTGTGGACCGGTTGGCGATGCGCCTCGTGCGTGCCGCTGGCACCGCGGGTTCACCTCAGGGGCCTCTCCTGGTCCGCGTGCCGCGAGACAGGCCGCTGCCCTTGTCGTTCGCGCAGCAGCGCCTCTGGTTCCTCGCGCAACTCGAGCCGAACAGCACCGTCTACAACGTCCCCGCGTCGGTGTGGTTGAACGGTCCATTGGACGAAGACGCACTGAAGCGGAGCTTTGAGGCATTGGTCCTCCGGCACGAATCCCTGCGCACCACCTTCACGGTGCTGGATGGATCGCCGGTGCAAGTCATCGACGCCCGGGCGGACGTGCGGTTCGACATCGTCGACCTGCGGATGTTGCCGGCGGTCTCCCGGGAGGCGGAAGCGCAGCGGCTCGCACAAGAGGCGTCGCAGCGTCCGTTCGACCTGGCGTACGGGCCGTTGCTGCGCATCGCCTTGCTCCGCTTGTCCGAGCAGGAGTACTTGCTGGTGCTGGTGATGCACCACATCGTCTCGGATGGCTGGTCCATGGGCCGGCTGGTCGAGGAGATGGGGCAGCTCTACGCGGCCTTCTCGAGCGGCCACGTGCCGACGCTGCCGGAGCTGCCGCTTCAGTACGCGGACTACGCCGTCTGGCAGCGCGAATGGCTCCAGGGAGAAGTCCTGGACGCGCAGCTCGGCTATTGGGCTCGGCAGTTGGAGGGGGCGCCTCGGTTGTTGGAGCTGCCCACGGACAAGCCCCGCCCCGCGGTGCAGTCCCTGGAGGGGGCCACCGTTCCCTTCGCGTTGGGGACGGAGTTGTCCGACGCGGTGCGGGCGCTCGGTCAACAAGAAGGCGCCACGCCGTTCATGCTGTTGCTGGCGGCGTTCCAGGCGGTGCTGGCGCGGTACTCGGGACAGGAGGACGTGTGCGTCGGTTCCCCCATCGCGGGGCGCACGCGCGCGGAGACGGAAGGACTCATTGGCTTCTTCGTCAACACGCTGGTGCTCAGGACCCGACTGGATGGCAACCCCTCGTTCCGGGAGCTGATCGCCCGGGTCCGAGAGGTGACGCTCGGCGCCTACGCGCACCAGGATGTGCCTTTCGAGAAGCTGGTGGAGGCGCTGCGCCCGGAGCGAAGCCTGAGCCATTCGCCGCTCTTCCAGGTGATGCTCACCTTCGACAGCACGCCAGGAGCGGCCGGACACAGCGCGTCCCACCAGCACCCGGGCCTGAACCCCGTGTCCGTGGAGCAGCGCGTCTCGCGGTTCGACCTCACGCTCGGATTCACGGAGAGCCGGGAGGGCTTCGCGGGAGGCTTGGAGTACTGCACCGCGTTGTTCGAGCGCGCGACGGTGGAGCGGCTGTTGGGGCACCTGAAGGCCCTGCTCAAGAGCGCTGTTGCCGCCCCCGACCGTCCCCTGTTCGAGCTTCCCCTCCTGGACCCGAGCGAACATCACCGTGTGCTCGTGGAGTGGAATGACACGGGCTCTGGCGGACCCTCGGATGCGTGCATCCACACCCTCATCGAACGGCAGGTCGCGGCCTCGCCCGAGGCGGTGGCGGTGGTGTCCGGTGACACGTCGCTGACGTACCGGGAGCTCGACCAGCGCGCGAGTCAGCTCGCGACGCGGTTGCGCGGGCTGGGCGTGGGCCCCGAGGTTCGCGTGGGCCTGTGCGCGGAGCGCAACGAGGACCTGTTGGTCGCGGTGCTCGGCATCCTCAAGGCGGGCGGCGCCTACGTCCCGTTGGACCCGGCCTATCCTCGGCAGCGGCTGGCCTACATGTTGGAGGACGCGAAGCCTCGCGTGCTCGTGGGGCAGCGGGCGTTGCTGGAGGGGCTGCCTCCCGTGGACGCGGCCCGGGTCACGCTCGATGAGGCCTGGACGCCAGTGCCGCTCGACGTGGTGCCTGTCGCCAGCGCCGCGCCGGACCACCTGGCCTACGTGCTGTTCACCTCCGGAAGCACGGGCCGCCCGAAGGGCGTGGCATTGGAACACCGAAGCGCGGTGGCCTTCTTGCGCTGGGCGGCACGGACCTTCTCTCCGGCGGAAATGGCCGGCGTGTTGGCCTCCACGTCGCTCAACTTCGACCTGTCCGTCTTCGAGCTGTTCGCGCCCCTCACGCGAGGAGGGACCGTGGTCATGGCGCGCAATGCCCTCGAACTGCCGACGCTCCCCAGCGCGCGGCGCGTGACGCTCATCAACACCGTGCCGTCGGCGATGGCGGAGTTGGTGCGCGCCAACGCCGTGCCGGAGTCGGTGCGGGCGGTGAACCTGGCCGGTGAGCCGTTGCCGGGGACCTTGGTGGAGGCGATTCACGCGGTGGCTCCCGGCGTCCAGCGGGTGCGCAACCTGTACGGCCCCACGGAGGACACGACGTATTCGACGTGGGCAGAGGCCCCTCGCGGTGCTCCCCGTGAGCCCACCGTGGGCCGGCCGCTCGATGGGACGCGCGCCTACGTGTTGGATGTCTTCGGACAGCCCGTGCCTCAGGGCGTCGCGGGTGAGCTGTACCTGGGCGGCGCTGGACTGGCCCGTGGGTACTTCGACCGGCCGGACCTGACGGCGGAGCGCTTCGTGCCGGATGCGTTCAGCCAGGAGCCTGGGGCCCGGCTGTATCGCACGGGGGATCGCGTGCGCTGGCTGCCCGACGGTGAGCTGCAGTACCTGGGCCGCATCGACGCGCAGGTGAAGGTGCGAGGGTTCCGCATCGAGCTGGGTGAAATCGAAGCTACCCTCCGTCGTCACACGGCCATTCGTGAGGCCGTGGTGATCGCACGCGAGGACGCGAGCGCGGGCCGTCGCCTCGTCGCTTACATCGTGGCCCGCCAGGAGGGGGCGCTCGACACGGTGCAGGTGCGGAGCTTCATGCAGGCGCGGCTGCCCGACTTCATGGTGCCCACGGTCATCCTGACGTTGGACGCGTTGCCGTTGACGCCCAACGGCAAGGTGGACCGCGCGGCGCTGCCGGCGCCCGAGGCGCTCAGGTCCGAGGAGGCTCGGGCCTATGTGGCACCTCGCGACACGTTGGAACTGGTGCTCGCGGGCATCTGGGAGGAGTTGCTGGGCACTGGGCCCATTGGCATCCACTCGAACTTCTTCGAGCTGGGTGGCCACTCCCTCCTGGCCATGCGGCTGGTGTCACGCATCCGCGAGCGGCTCGGACGCAGCCCGTCGGTGGTGTCGCTGTTCCAGGCGGGCACGTTGGAGGACCTGGCCACGCGGCTCCGGCAGGCACCGGGGCAGGTGTCACCCGTGGTGACGCTGAGTGGCGCGGGTTCGCAGCGGCCCTTCTTCTGCGTCCACCCTGTCAGCGGCAATGTCCTGCCCTACCTGGAGCTGTCGCGGCGGCTGGGCCCGGACCAGCCGTTCTACGCCTTCCAGTCGCCGGGGCTCGAGGACGCGAGCGCGCCGCTGGAGACAGTGGAGGTCATGGCCGCGTGTTACGTGGCGGCGATGCGCGAGCTTCAGCCCTCCGGTCCGTACCGGCTGGGCGGCTGGTCGTTGGGAGGCGTGGTCGCCTTCGAGATGGCGCGTCAACTGGAGCAGCAGGGTGAGCAGGTGGAGCAGCTCCTGCTCATCGATGCGTATGCCTTCGACCAACGACCGTCGGAGCCCGTCGGTGCGGAGTGGATGGCCGCCCGGTTCGTGGAGTTCACGGCCCAGCTCCTCGGGCTCCCCGTTCCCGAGCGGACCGTGGATGCACCGCTCCCGAGCGAGGCGTCGCAGTTGGCGCGGTTGCTCAACCATGCGCGGCACGGAGGCGCATTGCCGAGGGGCGTCGATTCCAAGCAACTCCACGCGCTGTATCGCGTGTACGCGAGCAACCTCCGCGCCTTGTGGCGGTACTCGCCGGGGCCCTACGGCGGACGTGTCAGCCTGCTTCGCGCCAGCGAGACGCAGGTTCCGACGGGCGCGGATGGGGGGTGGGCGGCGCTGGCGGGCGGAGGCGTGGACGTGGCCGAGGTCACCGGAGATCACCACTCCATCCTCAAGGCGCCCTCGGTCGACGTGCTGGTGGCGATGGTGAAGCGGCACGGCGGCGAATAG